The genome window TGGCCCTAAAAAAGGTATTTTAGCTTAAGGTTGAATGATGAATTTGGTTATAGTTGAAGATGATATCAATATGAGAAAATCACTCGAGATAGCCTTGAGTGAGTATGAGGAATTTACTATCAAATCTTATAAATCAGCTACTGAAGCTTTGAAAAAAATCAATGATGATGTTGATTTGATTATTACAGATATCAATATGCCAGGTATGGATGGTATTGAATTTGTACAAGCTTGTGAAAATAAGTATGATTTTATCATTATCACAGGCAATGCAACTTTAAATCGTGCGATTGAAGCGGTGAGATTGGGTGTTAAAGATTTTTTAGTAAAGCCATTTGATATTAACACTTTGGTAACTGCTATCAAACGTGCGAAAATAATTCAAGAAAAAACTTCCAAAAAATCTAGTAAAAAATCCAGTAAAAATGAGGAAAATCAAGATTTTTATGGTAGTTCTAAGGCATTAGAGGCATGCCTTGGTTTAGCAACAAGAGCAGCAAAAACTGATGCAAGTGTTGTTCTTTTTGGTGAAAGTGGAGTAGGAAAAGAAGTTTTTGCTAACTTTGTGCATAAAAATTCAAAAAGAGCGCAAAAGCCTTTTGTGGCGATTAATATGGCAGCAATTCCATCTAATTTGATTGAAAGTGAACTTTTTGGATTTGAAAAAGGTGCTTTTACTGATGCTAATACAACTAAAATAGGGCTTTTTGAGCTTGCTAATGAAGGAACTTTGTTTTTAGATGAAATAGGGGAAATGCCTTATGAAATTCAAGCAAAGCTACTAAGAGCTTTACAAGAAAAAGAAATCACAAGATTGGGAAGTACTAAAAGCATCAAGATTGATGTTAGAATTATTAGTGCAACCAATGCCGATATAGAAAAAAAGATAGCCAATAATGAATTTAGGCAAGATTTATACTATAGACTTAATACTATACCGATTAATATACCACCACTAAGAGAGCGTCAAGAGGAAATTTTGCAAATAGCGCAAAAAGTTTTGCTTGATACTTGCAAAGAGTATGACTTTAAAGAAAAAAAATTAAGTCAAGAGGCACAAGATGCTTTATTGTCTTATGATTTTCCAGGAAATATTAGAGAATTAATTTCTATTATACAAAGGGCTTGTATTTTAAGTGAAAGTGATGAGATTAGTGCTCAAGATTTGTTCTTAGAAAGTAGAAAAAGCAAGGATATAAAAAATCTTGAAAAGGAATTGATTTTAGAAGCC of Campylobacter sp. 2014D-0216 contains these proteins:
- a CDS encoding sigma-54-dependent transcriptional regulator: MNLVIVEDDINMRKSLEIALSEYEEFTIKSYKSATEALKKINDDVDLIITDINMPGMDGIEFVQACENKYDFIIITGNATLNRAIEAVRLGVKDFLVKPFDINTLVTAIKRAKIIQEKTSKKSSKKSSKNEENQDFYGSSKALEACLGLATRAAKTDASVVLFGESGVGKEVFANFVHKNSKRAQKPFVAINMAAIPSNLIESELFGFEKGAFTDANTTKIGLFELANEGTLFLDEIGEMPYEIQAKLLRALQEKEITRLGSTKSIKIDVRIISATNADIEKKIANNEFRQDLYYRLNTIPINIPPLRERQEEILQIAQKVLLDTCKEYDFKEKKLSQEAQDALLSYDFPGNIRELISIIQRACILSESDEISAQDLFLESRKSKDIKNLEKELILEALRNSQDTSEAAKLIGMSEKIFNEKMKKYNIT